The Pelodiscus sinensis isolate JC-2024 chromosome 30, ASM4963464v1, whole genome shotgun sequence genome has a window encoding:
- the LOC142821085 gene encoding alpha-1B-glycoprotein-like, with amino-acid sequence MEAMPVPFSNSHLLFPPSPARVAPHTLLFSSGPPAEPTLSVDPPSREANEGHPLVVTCTAPGHAAERRFHFYQHGAEIEAGSETHITEPDTEARNVAVLSIPLADTNSFGEYSCGYEEKDSGRWIPSTRSQAVMVTLKGPPAEPTLSVDPPSREANEGHPLIITCTAPGVAAERRFHFYQQGAELEAGAEKHIAAPDTPPRNVAVLSIPRADTNSSGEYSCGYEEKDSGRWIPSTRSQAVMVTLKGPPAEPKLSVDPPSREANEGHPLVVTCTAPGHAAERRFHFYQHGAEIEAGSETHITEPDTEARNIAVLSIPLADTNSSGVYTCGYEEKDSGRWIPSTRSQAVMVTLKGEAAVGTHNEQ; translated from the exons ATGGAAGCCATGCCCGTTCCATTCTCCAACTCgcatcttctctttcctccctctcctgcccgggTGGCCCCTCACACGCTGCTGTTCTCTTCAGGACCCCCTGCAGAGCCGACATTGAGTGTGGACCCCCCGTCCAGAGAAGCAAATGAGGGGCACCCACTCGTCGTCACCTGCACGGCTCCCGGGCACGCCGCGGAGCGGAGGTTCCACTTCTACCAGCACGGAGCAGAGATCGAGGCAGGGTCCGAGACCCACATCACAGAGCCCGACACCGAAGCTAGGAACGTCGCCGTGCTGAGCATCCCGCTGGCGGATACCAACAGCTTTGGGGAATACTCCTGCGGGTACGAAGAGAAGGACAGCGGGAGATGGATTCCCtccaccaggagccaggctgtgatggTCACTTTGAAAG GCCCCCCTGCAGAGCCGACGTTGAGTGTGGACCCCCCGTCCAGAGAGGCGAATGAAGGGCACCCCCTCATCATCACCTGCACGGCTCCCGGGGTCGCTGCAGAGCGAAGGTTCCACTTCTACCAGCAAGGAGCCGAGCTCGAGGCAGGAGCCGAGAAGCACATCGCGGCGCCTGACACCCCACCTAGGAACGTCGCCGTGCTGAGCATCCCGCGGGCGGATACCAACAGCTCTGGGGAATACTCCTGCGGGTACGAAGAGAAGGACAGTGGGAGATGGATTCCCtccaccaggagccaggctgtgatggTCACCTTGAAAG GACCCCCTGCAGAGCCGAAGTTGAGTGTAGACCCCCCGTCCAGAGAAGCAAATGAGGGGCACCCACTCGTCGTCACCTGCACAGCTCCCGGGCACGCTGCGGAGCGGAGGTTCCACTTCTACCAGCACGGAGCAGAGATCGAGGCAGGGTCCGAGACCCACATCACAGAGCCCGACACCGAAGCTAGGAACATCGCCGTACTGAGCATCCCGCTGGCGGATACGAACAGCTCTGGGGTATACACCTGCGGGTACGAAGAGAAGGACAGCGGGAGATGGATTCCCtccaccaggagccaggctgtgatggTCACTTTGAAAGGTGAGGCTGCCGTAGGGACACACAACGAGCAATAG